One genomic window of Acidovorax radicis includes the following:
- a CDS encoding PilT/PilU family type 4a pilus ATPase, which yields MERDQASKFINDLLKLMVSRNGSDLFITAEFPPAIKVDGKVTKVSPQPLTANHTLTLARAVMSDKQVADFERTKECNFAISPAGIGRFRVNAFIQQGKVGMVMRTIPLTLPTIDGLGVPQVLKEVTMAKRGLCILVGATGSGKSTTLAAMVDWRNENSFGHIITVEDPVEFVHPHKNCVVTQREVGLDTDSWEAALKNTLRQAPDVILMGEIRDRETMEHAVAFAETGHLCLATLHANSANQALDRIINFFPEERRPQLLMDLSLNLRAMVSQRLIPKQDGKGRAAAVEIMLNTPLISDLIFKGDVSEIKEIMKKSRNLGMQTFDQALFDAYEANVISYEDALRNADSLNDLRLQIKLNSQRAKSPDLASGTEHFAIV from the coding sequence ATGGAACGCGATCAGGCCAGTAAATTCATCAATGACCTGCTCAAACTCATGGTGAGCCGCAACGGCAGCGACTTGTTCATCACCGCTGAGTTTCCGCCCGCCATCAAGGTGGACGGCAAGGTGACCAAGGTGTCGCCCCAGCCGCTCACGGCCAACCACACGCTCACGCTGGCCCGCGCCGTGATGAGTGACAAGCAAGTGGCCGACTTTGAACGCACCAAAGAGTGCAACTTCGCCATCTCGCCCGCAGGCATTGGCCGCTTTCGCGTCAACGCCTTCATCCAGCAGGGCAAGGTAGGCATGGTGATGCGGACGATTCCGCTCACGTTGCCCACCATCGACGGATTGGGCGTGCCGCAGGTGCTCAAGGAAGTGACCATGGCCAAGCGCGGCCTGTGCATTCTGGTGGGCGCCACGGGCTCGGGCAAATCAACCACGCTCGCCGCCATGGTGGATTGGCGCAACGAGAACTCGTTCGGCCACATCATCACGGTGGAAGATCCGGTCGAATTTGTGCATCCTCACAAGAACTGCGTGGTGACGCAACGCGAAGTGGGCCTGGACACCGACAGTTGGGAAGCCGCCCTGAAAAACACGCTGCGCCAGGCGCCTGATGTGATTTTGATGGGCGAAATCCGCGACCGCGAAACCATGGAACACGCCGTGGCCTTTGCGGAAACCGGCCATTTGTGCCTGGCCACGTTGCATGCCAACAGTGCCAACCAGGCGCTCGACCGCATCATCAACTTCTTCCCCGAAGAACGCCGTCCCCAGTTGCTGATGGACCTGTCGCTAAACCTGCGCGCCATGGTGTCACAGCGTCTGATCCCCAAGCAGGACGGCAAAGGCCGCGCTGCGGCGGTCGAAATCATGCTCAATACCCCGCTGATCTCCGACCTTATCTTCAAGGGCGATGTCTCCGAGATCAAGGAGATCATGAAAAAGAGCCGCAACCTGGGCATGCAGACCTTCGACCAGGCGCTGTTCGATGCGTACGAGGCTAACGTGATCAGCTACGAAGACGCGTTGCGCAACGCCGACTCTTTGAACGATCTGCGCCTGCAGATCAAGCTCAACAGCCAGCGCGCCAAGTCGCCGGACCTTGCGTCGGGCACGGAACACTTTGCGATTGTGTGA
- a CDS encoding cyclic nucleotide-binding domain-containing protein, translated as MKGILSLLKMKSRSGKANEEHTDSVLFSTAFAGQGVDESMLVPWEARAVEVGAKRLPTSRGGKLLQGLWAKDKYMAHLDKDAVERMERFFEFAAVQSNRDVIRQDEYGNFMVVLLTGTIAVDRIQPWGEQLRLAETRPGDILGEMSLLDSGIRFSACTTLTDCEIAVLSAEAMDDMMTKDPQLAASLIALLARKLSLRLRVVSARLSDNQK; from the coding sequence ATGAAAGGCATTTTGAGCCTTCTGAAGATGAAAAGCCGCAGCGGCAAGGCGAACGAAGAGCACACGGACTCCGTGTTGTTCTCCACCGCTTTTGCAGGCCAGGGCGTGGACGAGTCGATGCTCGTCCCCTGGGAGGCCCGCGCGGTTGAAGTGGGGGCCAAACGCCTGCCCACGAGCCGTGGCGGCAAGCTCCTGCAGGGCCTGTGGGCCAAAGACAAATACATGGCCCACCTGGACAAGGACGCTGTGGAGCGCATGGAGCGCTTTTTTGAGTTTGCGGCCGTCCAGTCCAACCGGGACGTGATTCGGCAAGATGAATACGGCAACTTCATGGTGGTGCTGCTCACCGGCACCATCGCAGTGGACCGCATACAGCCCTGGGGCGAACAGTTGCGCCTGGCAGAAACACGCCCTGGTGACATCCTGGGCGAGATGTCGCTGCTCGACAGCGGCATTCGCTTTTCGGCCTGCACCACGCTCACCGACTGCGAGATCGCCGTGCTGAGCGCCGAAGCCATGGACGACATGATGACCAAGGACCCGCAACTGGCCGCCAGCCTGATTGCGCTGCTGGCCCGCAAACTGTCGCTGCGCCTGCGCGTTGTCAGTGCGCGTCTGAGCGACAACCAAAAGTGA
- a CDS encoding type IV pilus twitching motility protein PilT, with protein sequence MDITQLLAFSVKNKASDLHLSAGLPPMIRVHGDVRRINVDALDHKTVHAMVYDIMSDSQRKTYEEFLEVDFSFEIEGLARFRVNAFNQNRGAAAVFRTIPSKILTLEQLNAPKIFGDLALKPRGLVLVTGPTGSGKSTTLAAMVNYLNETEYGHILTVEDPIEFVHESKKCLINQREVGPMTLSFSAALKSALREDPDAILVGEMRDLETIRLAMTAAETGHLVFGTLHTSSAAKTIDRIIDVFPAEEKEMVRSMLSESLQAVISQTLCKTKDGSGRVAAHEIMLGTSAIRNLIREAKVAQMYSTIQTSNSVGMQTLDQNLTDLVRRNIISPAEARGKAKIPENFPG encoded by the coding sequence GTGGACATTACCCAATTGCTCGCGTTCAGCGTCAAGAACAAGGCATCCGACCTGCACCTTTCCGCAGGCCTGCCGCCCATGATCCGGGTCCACGGCGATGTGCGGCGCATCAACGTCGATGCGCTTGACCACAAGACAGTCCATGCCATGGTGTACGACATCATGAGCGACTCGCAACGCAAGACGTACGAAGAGTTTCTGGAGGTCGATTTCTCCTTTGAAATCGAAGGCCTGGCCCGTTTCCGCGTCAATGCCTTCAACCAGAACCGCGGCGCGGCGGCCGTGTTCCGGACCATTCCGAGCAAGATCCTCACGCTGGAGCAGCTCAACGCCCCCAAGATCTTCGGCGACCTGGCCCTGAAGCCGCGTGGCCTGGTGCTGGTGACGGGCCCCACAGGTTCAGGCAAGTCCACCACGCTGGCGGCGATGGTGAACTATCTGAACGAAACCGAATACGGCCACATCCTCACGGTAGAAGACCCGATCGAGTTCGTGCACGAGTCCAAGAAGTGCCTGATCAACCAGCGCGAAGTCGGGCCGATGACCTTGTCGTTCTCGGCAGCGCTGAAGTCAGCGCTGCGCGAAGACCCGGACGCCATTCTGGTGGGCGAAATGCGCGACCTCGAAACCATCCGCCTGGCCATGACGGCCGCCGAAACAGGCCACCTGGTGTTCGGCACGCTACACACCTCCAGCGCCGCCAAGACGATTGACCGGATCATCGACGTGTTTCCTGCCGAAGAAAAGGAAATGGTCCGATCCATGTTGTCTGAATCGCTGCAGGCCGTGATCTCGCAAACCCTGTGCAAGACCAAGGACGGATCAGGCCGCGTGGCTGCGCACGAAATCATGCTGGGCACCAGCGCCATCCGTAACCTGATCCGCGAGGCCAAGGTCGCACAGATGTATTCGACCATCCAGACCAGCAACAGCGTGGGCATGCAGACACTGGACCAGAATCTCACCGACCTGGTGCGGCGCAACATCATCAGCCCCGCTGAGGCGCGCGGAAAAGCCAAGATCCCCGAAAACTTCCCGGGCTGA
- a CDS encoding YggS family pyridoxal phosphate-dependent enzyme: MTTIANNLQQVLGRIAQASNAAGRAPASVNLLAVSKTFGADAVVEAVAAGQTAFGENYIQEGVDKIAALRAAMPGAGLQWHCIGPVQSNKTRLVAEHFDWVHTVDRLKIAERLSAQRPAHLPLLQVCVQVNMDGGATKSGVASADVLGLVCAVAKLPRLRVRGLMSIPDHAPDFESQLAIHTSARKLFDEIRARAEPGLEDFDTLSMGMTADLEAAIQAGSTMVRVGTGIFGGRTYPLVDG; the protein is encoded by the coding sequence ATGACCACGATTGCTAACAACCTCCAACAGGTTCTCGGCAGGATTGCCCAAGCGAGCAATGCCGCCGGGCGTGCGCCTGCCAGTGTGAATCTGCTCGCCGTTTCCAAGACGTTTGGCGCCGATGCGGTGGTTGAGGCCGTGGCCGCAGGCCAAACCGCTTTTGGCGAAAACTACATCCAGGAAGGTGTGGACAAGATCGCTGCCTTGCGCGCTGCAATGCCTGGCGCCGGGCTGCAGTGGCACTGTATCGGCCCTGTCCAGAGCAACAAGACACGGCTTGTGGCCGAGCATTTTGACTGGGTGCACACGGTGGATCGGCTCAAAATTGCCGAGCGCCTGTCGGCCCAGCGCCCCGCGCATCTGCCCCTGTTGCAAGTGTGTGTGCAGGTGAATATGGACGGTGGCGCCACCAAGTCCGGGGTGGCCTCGGCGGACGTGCTGGGCTTGGTGTGTGCTGTGGCGAAACTGCCACGTCTGCGGGTGCGCGGGCTCATGAGTATTCCTGACCATGCCCCTGATTTCGAATCGCAGTTGGCAATCCATACCAGCGCCAGAAAGCTTTTTGACGAGATACGTGCCCGGGCGGAGCCGGGGCTGGAAGATTTCGACACCCTCTCCATGGGCATGACCGCAGACCTGGAGGCCGCCATCCAGGCCGGAAGCACGATGGTGCGCGTGGGCACCGGCATCTTCGGCGGGCGCACCTACCCGCTGGTGGATGGGTGA
- the ltaE gene encoding low-specificity L-threonine aldolase: protein MPDFRSDTVTQPTPAMREAMFKAPLGDDVFADDPSVNALQEHAAQLLGFEAALFAPSGTQTNLIALWGHCQRGDEAIVGQSWHTYRWEAGGMAVLGSIQPQPVETQPDGTLRVADIAAAIKPDDPHFARTRLVVLENTTGGQVLPPAYIAEVAQLARSRGLALHLDGARLFNAATANAARHGTDVYDEARALCGAFDSVSLCLSKGLGAPVGSLVLGTRDFIRQARRTRKILGGGMRQAGVLAAAGHYALQHHVRRLADDHAHLDQLAQGLQEAGRSHPVLQDRITVLPWQTNILFTDLHPDVAPAFAAWLAHHGVRVTSSLYGGNTRLRWVAHLDVGQADVAAALDCVARFTG from the coding sequence ATGCCCGACTTTCGCAGCGACACCGTCACCCAGCCCACGCCCGCCATGCGCGAGGCCATGTTCAAGGCCCCGCTGGGCGACGATGTGTTTGCCGACGACCCCTCTGTGAATGCACTGCAGGAGCACGCGGCGCAGCTGCTGGGTTTTGAGGCCGCGCTGTTCGCCCCCTCGGGCACGCAGACCAACCTGATCGCGCTGTGGGGCCACTGCCAGCGCGGCGACGAGGCCATCGTGGGCCAGAGCTGGCACACCTATCGCTGGGAGGCGGGCGGCATGGCCGTGCTGGGCTCCATCCAGCCCCAGCCCGTTGAGACCCAGCCCGACGGCACGCTGCGCGTGGCCGACATCGCCGCCGCCATCAAGCCCGACGACCCGCACTTTGCGCGCACACGACTCGTCGTGCTGGAGAACACCACGGGCGGCCAGGTGCTGCCACCCGCCTACATCGCCGAGGTGGCGCAACTGGCGCGCAGCCGGGGGCTGGCGCTGCACCTGGACGGCGCGCGCTTGTTCAACGCGGCCACCGCCAACGCCGCGCGCCATGGAACCGATGTGTATGACGAAGCGCGGGCGCTGTGCGGCGCTTTTGATTCCGTATCGCTGTGCCTGAGCAAAGGCTTGGGTGCGCCAGTGGGCTCGCTGGTGCTGGGCACGCGTGATTTCATCCGCCAGGCCCGCCGCACCCGCAAGATTCTGGGCGGTGGCATGCGCCAGGCCGGTGTGCTGGCTGCCGCAGGCCACTATGCATTGCAGCACCATGTGCGGCGACTGGCCGATGACCATGCGCACCTGGACCAGTTGGCCCAGGGACTGCAAGAGGCGGGCCGCAGCCACCCGGTGTTACAGGACCGCATCACCGTGCTGCCCTGGCAGACCAATATCCTGTTCACCGACTTGCACCCCGATGTGGCCCCTGCCTTTGCCGCCTGGCTGGCGCACCATGGCGTGCGCGTGACAAGCAGCCTCTATGGCGGCAACACGCGGCTGCGCTGGGTGGCACATCTGGATGTGGGCCAGGCCGACGTAGCGGCTGCGCTGGACTGCGTGGCGCGTTTTACGGGGTGA
- a CDS encoding branched-chain amino acid ABC transporter substrate-binding protein — protein MKTRLLTPLATAAALLIGTAAHAQETFKVAYIDPLSGPFANVGELMLTHTQYAIEDINAKGGVLKGTKLQLLQFDSKLSAQESQSALQAAIDQGAKAIVTGGSGSSVVTALVQAAARHNQRNPGKEILVLNHSSIDPELTGKACNFWHFQFEANTAMKMKAIANYIKKQPDIKKVYLLNQDYAHGKQWAHYGREMVGLARPDIQFVGEALHPIGRVKDFAPYVAKIKSTQADSVITGNWGQDMTLLLKAAGDAGYNLRYFNHSAGSMPGTVLAVSQAKQGQLTWVAEWHPGQADTPKVDTLVKAYKAKTGKDFLAPRIEMTPRFLAAAINKAQSTDPVKVARALEDLTIDSVVGPVRMRGEDHQLLLPQVVNTIVPVDGKAVKVGWEGTNYGFRTDAAYTGNELAQGTECKMARP, from the coding sequence ATGAAGACACGCTTGCTCACCCCCCTGGCCACAGCAGCGGCCCTGCTGATCGGCACGGCAGCCCACGCACAGGAGACCTTCAAGGTCGCCTACATCGACCCGCTGTCGGGCCCGTTTGCGAACGTGGGCGAGCTGATGCTCACGCACACGCAGTACGCCATCGAGGACATCAACGCCAAGGGCGGCGTGCTCAAGGGCACCAAGCTGCAGCTGCTGCAGTTCGACAGCAAGTTGTCGGCGCAGGAGAGCCAGAGTGCGCTGCAGGCCGCCATTGACCAGGGAGCCAAGGCCATCGTGACGGGCGGCTCGGGCTCCTCCGTGGTCACGGCACTGGTGCAGGCGGCGGCGCGCCACAACCAGCGCAACCCGGGCAAGGAGATTTTGGTGCTGAACCACTCCTCCATCGACCCCGAGCTGACGGGCAAGGCCTGCAACTTCTGGCACTTCCAATTCGAGGCCAACACGGCCATGAAGATGAAGGCCATTGCCAACTACATCAAGAAGCAGCCTGACATCAAGAAGGTGTACCTGCTCAACCAGGACTACGCACACGGGAAGCAGTGGGCGCACTATGGCCGCGAGATGGTGGGCCTGGCGCGGCCTGACATCCAGTTTGTGGGCGAGGCGCTGCACCCCATTGGCCGCGTGAAAGACTTCGCGCCGTATGTTGCCAAGATCAAAAGCACCCAGGCCGATTCGGTCATCACTGGCAACTGGGGGCAGGACATGACGCTGCTGCTCAAGGCGGCGGGCGACGCGGGCTACAACCTGCGCTACTTCAACCACAGCGCAGGCTCCATGCCCGGCACGGTGCTGGCGGTGTCGCAGGCCAAGCAGGGCCAGCTGACCTGGGTGGCCGAATGGCACCCCGGCCAGGCCGACACCCCCAAGGTGGACACTCTGGTCAAGGCCTACAAGGCCAAGACGGGCAAGGACTTCCTCGCGCCGCGCATCGAGATGACGCCGCGCTTTCTGGCAGCCGCCATCAACAAGGCCCAGTCCACCGATCCGGTGAAGGTGGCCCGCGCGCTGGAAGACCTGACCATTGACTCCGTCGTCGGCCCCGTCCGCATGCGCGGCGAAGACCACCAGCTGCTGCTGCCCCAGGTGGTCAACACCATCGTGCCGGTCGACGGCAAGGCCGTGAAAGTGGGCTGGGAAGGCACCAACTACGGCTTTCGCACCGACGCGGCCTACACCGGCAACGAGCTGGCGCAAGGCACCGAGTGCAAGATGGCCCGGCCCTGA
- a CDS encoding TetR/AcrR family transcriptional regulator, with the protein MNQQPPVQASGRQKAATAGSDEKRERILRAAEALFDAQGYANTTIEQIVQQLGVTKPFVYYYFRNKQEIFETLSWAPTVACFTAMDFAAEDDRPAHVKVTEGIERLIRATLEHHPSAFFPYREPQVYRPEYLAAQKDLANHFYDQLCALLEQGREDGRFEFNDTKITALAACSLPGFLYNWYRPDGRLSQDEVAQELAQLAWRVLGLRRTRKRNTA; encoded by the coding sequence ATGAACCAGCAGCCCCCCGTGCAGGCCAGCGGCCGCCAGAAGGCCGCCACGGCCGGGTCGGACGAGAAGCGCGAGCGCATCCTGCGCGCGGCCGAGGCGCTGTTTGATGCGCAGGGCTACGCCAACACCACCATTGAGCAGATCGTGCAGCAGCTGGGCGTGACCAAGCCCTTTGTGTACTACTATTTTCGCAACAAGCAGGAGATCTTCGAGACGCTGTCGTGGGCACCTACCGTAGCCTGCTTCACGGCCATGGACTTTGCGGCAGAAGATGACCGGCCTGCGCATGTGAAGGTGACGGAGGGCATCGAGCGGCTGATCCGCGCCACGCTGGAGCACCACCCGTCGGCGTTCTTCCCGTACCGTGAGCCCCAGGTGTACCGGCCCGAGTACCTGGCGGCCCAGAAGGACCTGGCCAACCACTTCTACGACCAACTGTGCGCGCTGCTGGAGCAGGGCCGTGAGGACGGCAGGTTCGAGTTCAACGACACCAAGATCACCGCGCTGGCCGCCTGCAGCCTGCCCGGCTTTCTCTACAACTGGTACCGCCCTGACGGCCGCCTGTCGCAAGACGAGGTGGCGCAGGAGCTGGCGCAGCTGGCCTGGCGCGTGCTGGGACTGCGGCGCACCCGCAAGCGGAACACGGCGTAG
- a CDS encoding AMP-binding protein: protein MPSSAPQLPLHEHLRRHARETPDRTAYLWYGQPLTWAQLDAASDAFAARLQALGVAKGEPVALFMNNCPQYVMAHYGIQKIGAIVCPCGPLNKEHELECQLTDLQARVIVAADVLLPVVDKVRAKTALQQVFVVRYAELLPEGTPSIEVPAELLAMRAAMVPVPAGCEDFLAATRTGARPAPVALSMDDVSLMTYTSGTTGLPKGAMLSYGNATFKTAASADCNGMTPNETLLAVAPLYHIAGMVMGVNLPIYTGATAVLLYRFDPLGVAQALERHRVTWWYSIAPMNGALMQVPSARDMDWSALRRNPVTSFGITFTEALAQQWQQFAPNCIAHEAAYGLSETHTVDTAMPVDAIRWGTQGKPVPGNTLRIVDPDTGAPLAAGEVGEITIHGPGNFKGYWNKPEATAKTLRDGWVYTGDMGKIDADGYLTFIGRFKEMIKVSGYSVFPEEVETLLIKHPAIAQAAVIGVPDAEKGEVVRAFIVKKPGQELDAPALVAWCRENMAPYKAPRELRFIDALPATGAGKVLRRLLRDIA, encoded by the coding sequence ATGCCTTCTTCCGCACCGCAGCTGCCGCTGCACGAACACCTGCGCCGCCACGCCCGCGAAACACCCGACCGCACCGCCTACCTCTGGTACGGCCAGCCCCTCACGTGGGCGCAGCTTGATGCGGCCAGTGATGCATTTGCCGCGCGCCTGCAGGCGCTGGGTGTGGCCAAGGGCGAGCCCGTGGCACTGTTCATGAACAACTGCCCGCAGTACGTGATGGCGCACTACGGCATCCAGAAGATCGGCGCCATCGTCTGCCCTTGCGGGCCGCTGAACAAGGAGCATGAGCTGGAATGCCAGCTCACCGACCTGCAGGCCCGCGTGATCGTCGCGGCCGATGTGCTGCTGCCCGTGGTGGACAAGGTGCGCGCCAAGACAGCGCTGCAGCAGGTGTTTGTGGTGCGCTATGCCGAGCTGCTGCCCGAGGGCACGCCCAGCATCGAGGTACCCGCCGAGCTGCTGGCCATGCGCGCCGCCATGGTGCCGGTGCCTGCGGGCTGCGAAGACTTCCTGGCCGCCACCCGCACCGGCGCACGGCCTGCGCCCGTGGCGCTGTCGATGGACGACGTCTCGCTCATGACCTACACCTCGGGCACCACCGGGTTACCGAAGGGCGCGATGCTGAGCTACGGCAATGCCACGTTCAAGACCGCCGCTTCCGCCGACTGCAACGGCATGACGCCGAACGAAACGCTGCTGGCAGTGGCGCCGCTGTACCACATCGCGGGCATGGTGATGGGCGTGAACCTGCCCATCTACACCGGCGCCACGGCCGTGCTGCTCTACCGCTTTGACCCACTGGGCGTGGCCCAGGCGCTGGAGCGCCACCGCGTCACCTGGTGGTACAGCATTGCGCCCATGAACGGCGCGCTCATGCAGGTGCCCAGCGCGCGCGACATGGACTGGAGCGCACTGCGCCGCAACCCGGTCACCAGCTTCGGAATCACCTTCACCGAGGCGCTGGCCCAGCAGTGGCAGCAGTTCGCGCCCAACTGCATTGCGCACGAGGCGGCCTATGGCCTGTCGGAAACGCACACCGTGGACACCGCCATGCCGGTGGATGCGATCCGCTGGGGCACCCAGGGCAAGCCCGTGCCGGGCAACACCCTGCGCATCGTGGATCCTGACACCGGCGCGCCGCTGGCTGCTGGCGAGGTGGGCGAGATCACCATCCACGGCCCCGGCAACTTCAAGGGCTACTGGAACAAGCCCGAGGCCACCGCCAAGACGCTGCGTGACGGCTGGGTCTACACCGGCGACATGGGCAAGATCGATGCGGACGGCTACCTCACCTTCATCGGCCGCTTCAAGGAAATGATCAAGGTCTCGGGCTACAGCGTCTTCCCCGAAGAGGTCGAGACCCTGCTCATCAAACACCCCGCCATCGCCCAGGCCGCCGTCATCGGCGTGCCGGATGCGGAAAAGGGCGAGGTGGTGCGCGCCTTCATCGTCAAGAAACCCGGCCAGGAGCTGGACGCCCCAGCGCTGGTGGCGTGGTGCCGCGAAAACATGGCGCCCTACAAGGCTCCGCGCGAGTTGCGCTTCATCGATGCGCTGCCCGCCACGGGCGCGGGCAAGGTGCTGCGCCGCCTGCTAAGGGATATTGCGTGA